The Listeria swaminathanii genome has a window encoding:
- a CDS encoding phosphatidylglycerophosphatase A family protein, whose amino-acid sequence MVEKQSALESKARSWLIERGVEIDDIAELVLFLQQKYHPGLELEICRQNVEHVLRKREVQNAVLTGIQLDVMAEKGELVQPLQNIISADEGLYGVDEILALSIVNVYGSIGFTNYGYIDKVKPGILAKLNEHDGIAVHTFLDDIVGAIAAAAASRLAHSYHDDIVN is encoded by the coding sequence ATGGTAGAAAAACAAAGTGCCTTGGAATCAAAAGCGCGCAGTTGGCTCATCGAACGCGGTGTAGAAATTGACGATATCGCCGAACTCGTATTATTTTTACAACAAAAATACCATCCCGGGTTAGAATTAGAAATCTGTCGTCAAAATGTCGAGCATGTTCTTCGCAAACGGGAAGTTCAAAATGCAGTTTTAACCGGTATACAGCTTGATGTCATGGCCGAAAAAGGCGAACTCGTCCAACCACTTCAAAATATCATTAGCGCCGATGAAGGGCTGTACGGAGTCGATGAGATTCTCGCACTTTCCATCGTCAACGTATATGGCTCGATTGGATTTACCAACTACGGCTATATCGATAAAGTAAAACCTGGAATTCTCGCAAAACTAAATGAACACGATGGTATCGCCGTTCACACATTCCTTGATGACATTGTCGGCGCCATCGCTGCGGCTGCCGCAAGTCGCCTCGCTCATAGTTATCACGACGACATCGTAAATTAA
- a CDS encoding NifU family protein → MEEISYAEVDKALKKFRPFLVRDGGDYELVEVTQDGIVKIKLLGACETCPSSDMTLKMGIELTLAEKIIGFKEVVQVF, encoded by the coding sequence ATGGAAGAAATTAGTTACGCCGAAGTTGATAAAGCTTTAAAAAAGTTCCGTCCATTTTTAGTTCGTGATGGCGGGGACTATGAACTTGTAGAAGTCACGCAAGATGGTATCGTAAAAATTAAACTACTTGGCGCATGCGAAACTTGCCCCAGTTCTGATATGACTTTAAAAATGGGAATTGAATTAACTTTAGCAGAAAAAATCATCGGCTTTAAAGAAGTTGTTCAGGTTTTTTAA